In Acidobacteriota bacterium, one genomic interval encodes:
- a CDS encoding SMP-30/gluconolactonase/LRE family protein, giving the protein MHTDTTRHPSNSPAHRSPRRPLSRRAFLGATVASTTIAPALAAAQQASLPPYEPRDWSGQNPLHYPDPDIIALDPRFRPYILFNTPIRRHYIGTLWAEGPAWNGSGRYLVWSDIPNNRQLRWLEEDGHVSVFRSPSGHSNGNTFDHEGRQISCEHGNRRVARYEHSGEVTVIADRYEGRPLNSPNDVVVHPDRSIWFTDPPYGIRGSYEGFPAEQEQPLSVYRVDGATGAITRVTDEIGAPNGLCFSPDYDRLYVADTGSGQEVKVWDVDGETLVNGRTLVQLSVPGDPDARSVADGMRCDADGNVWAGAVPGVQVIAPDGDVIGIIRLPERCANVCFGGTRRNRLFMTASQSLYSVYVGVRGAGIA; this is encoded by the coding sequence ATGCACACTGACACCACTCGCCACCCATCGAACTCTCCCGCACACCGTTCGCCCCGCCGGCCGCTCAGCCGGCGAGCGTTTCTCGGAGCCACGGTCGCGTCCACCACGATTGCGCCGGCGCTGGCCGCCGCGCAGCAGGCAAGCCTGCCGCCGTACGAGCCGCGCGACTGGTCGGGACAGAATCCGCTGCACTATCCGGACCCGGACATCATCGCGCTCGATCCGCGGTTCCGGCCCTACATCCTCTTCAACACGCCGATCCGCCGGCACTACATCGGCACGCTGTGGGCGGAGGGCCCGGCGTGGAACGGCAGCGGCCGCTACCTGGTCTGGAGCGACATTCCGAACAACCGCCAGTTGCGCTGGCTGGAGGAGGACGGCCACGTCAGCGTCTTCCGCAGCCCGTCCGGCCACAGCAACGGCAACACGTTCGATCACGAGGGACGGCAGATCTCCTGCGAGCACGGGAACCGGCGCGTGGCGCGTTACGAGCATTCCGGCGAGGTGACGGTCATCGCGGACCGCTACGAGGGCAGGCCCCTCAACTCGCCGAACGACGTGGTGGTCCATCCCGACCGCAGCATCTGGTTCACCGACCCGCCGTACGGCATTCGGGGCAGCTACGAGGGCTTTCCCGCCGAGCAGGAGCAGCCGCTGTCGGTCTACCGCGTCGACGGCGCTACCGGCGCGATCACCCGCGTCACCGACGAGATCGGCGCGCCGAACGGACTCTGCTTCTCGCCCGACTACGACCGGCTCTACGTCGCCGACACCGGCAGCGGGCAGGAGGTGAAGGTCTGGGACGTCGACGGCGAGACGCTGGTGAACGGCCGCACCCTCGTGCAACTCTCGGTGCCGGGCGATCCCGACGCGCGGTCGGTAGCCGACGGCATGCGCTGCGACGCGGACGGCAACGTCTGGGCCGGCGCCGTGCCGGGAGTGCAGGTCATCGCGCCGGACGGAGACGTCATCGGCATCATCCGCCTCCCGGAGCGGTGCGCCAACGTCTGCTTCGGCGGGACCCGGCGCAACCGGCTGTTCATGACCGCGAGCCAGTCGCTCTACTCGGTCTACGTCGGGGTGCGGGGCGCCGGCATCGCCTGA
- a CDS encoding DUF3018 family protein has product MLRPEPRDDDAVREARRQSLLVSRRDSERETLDFIEQAIEDGPKPSTTRSVACYRSTDHDG; this is encoded by the coding sequence ATGCTTCGGCCAGAGCCGCGTGACGATGACGCGGTGCGCGAGGCCCGGCGGCAATCATTGCTCGTCAGCCGCCGCGACTCCGAACGCGAGACGCTCGACTTCATCGAGCAGGCGATCGAAGATGGCCCGAAGCCCTCGACAACACGCTCCGTTGCTTGCTATCGCTCGACGGACCACGACGGGTAA
- a CDS encoding sulfatase → MKSSVSRSESRRLTSNDCRRASRTASSSRGSGRSMHYSVRDLPCDSQAASDRSSGPDGRQTGEGDDTMKLRVSAFLVLLAGALAGVSGSAAPMVAGSPATARVPGQPQRPNFIIVFADDQGYGDLGVFGATDFETPRIDRMAGEGMRFTSFYAQVLCGPSRTALLTGSYPIRVGEYGNEKRSFPYVHEREILLPSVLQAAGYATGMVGKVDITQRRRGWRPELSPVRRGFDEWFGVVGANDSGEVHWVHRNEERIEESAGLDDLTRRYTDEALSFIRRHADRPFFLYVAHTMPHVVLGAGERFRGGSARGLYGDVIEELDASTGEILDLLRELEIDHNTIVVYTSDNGPWSNHSLPRYTAAITEHSGSSGPLRGAKGTTWEGGIRVPTVMWGPGHVPAGTETDAIATNMDLLPTFIALAGADLPADRLIDGRDISALMRGEPGAVSPHEAFYYYRETRLDAVRSGPWKLVFPRPGRDESEWLLSRGGAFRGELLEPVAELALYNLETDIGEQVDVAARHPEVVERLSALADEARAELGDYDRIGSGVRFFEDGPRWPRRAAWHGR, encoded by the coding sequence ATGAAGTCGAGCGTCTCGCGTTCGGAGTCGCGGCGGCTGACGAGCAATGATTGCCGCCGGGCCTCGCGCACCGCGTCATCGTCACGCGGCTCTGGCCGAAGCATGCACTACAGTGTACGTGACTTGCCCTGCGATAGTCAGGCGGCTTCCGACCGATCATCAGGGCCCGACGGCAGGCAGACGGGAGAAGGTGACGACACGATGAAGCTGAGAGTGAGCGCGTTTCTCGTGCTGTTGGCTGGGGCGCTGGCGGGCGTCTCGGGTTCTGCGGCGCCCATGGTCGCCGGTTCGCCGGCAACGGCGAGAGTGCCCGGGCAGCCGCAGCGGCCGAACTTCATCATCGTTTTCGCCGACGACCAGGGTTACGGCGATCTCGGCGTGTTCGGCGCGACCGACTTCGAGACGCCGCGCATCGATCGCATGGCGGGCGAGGGCATGCGCTTCACCAGCTTCTACGCCCAGGTGCTGTGCGGGCCGTCGCGCACGGCGCTGCTGACGGGCAGCTATCCGATCCGGGTCGGCGAGTACGGCAACGAAAAGCGGAGCTTTCCCTACGTGCACGAGCGGGAGATCCTGCTGCCCTCGGTGCTGCAGGCGGCCGGCTACGCGACCGGCATGGTCGGGAAGGTCGACATCACGCAGCGGCGCCGGGGCTGGCGCCCGGAGTTGAGCCCCGTACGCCGCGGCTTCGACGAGTGGTTCGGGGTGGTCGGCGCCAACGACAGCGGCGAGGTGCACTGGGTGCACCGCAACGAGGAGCGTATCGAGGAGTCGGCCGGGCTCGACGATCTCACGCGGCGCTACACGGACGAGGCGCTCTCCTTCATCCGGCGCCACGCGGACCGGCCGTTCTTCCTGTACGTCGCCCACACCATGCCGCACGTGGTTCTCGGCGCCGGCGAGCGGTTTCGGGGCGGGTCCGCCCGCGGTCTCTACGGCGATGTCATCGAGGAGCTGGACGCCAGCACCGGGGAGATTCTCGATCTGCTGCGGGAGCTGGAGATCGACCACAACACCATCGTCGTCTACACCTCGGACAACGGACCCTGGAGCAACCACTCACTGCCGCGCTACACCGCCGCGATCACGGAGCACTCGGGATCGTCCGGGCCGCTGCGCGGCGCCAAGGGGACGACCTGGGAGGGCGGCATCCGCGTGCCGACGGTGATGTGGGGGCCGGGTCACGTTCCTGCCGGCACGGAGACGGACGCGATCGCCACCAACATGGACCTGTTGCCGACGTTCATCGCGCTGGCCGGGGCGGACCTGCCTGCCGACCGCCTCATCGACGGGCGGGACATCTCGGCGCTGATGCGCGGCGAGCCGGGTGCGGTCAGCCCCCACGAGGCGTTCTACTACTACCGGGAGACCCGCCTGGATGCCGTCCGCAGCGGTCCCTGGAAGCTGGTGTTCCCGCGTCCCGGGCGCGACGAGTCCGAGTGGCTGCTCTCGCGCGGCGGCGCGTTCCGCGGCGAGCTGCTGGAGCCGGTCGCCGAATTGGCCCTGTACAACCTGGAGACCGACATCGGCGAGCAGGTCGACGTGGCGGCGCGGCATCCGGAGGTCGTCGAGCGGCTGAGCGCGCTCGCCGACGAGGCCCGCGCGGAGCTCGGCGACTACGACCGGATCGGCAGCGGCGTCCGGTTCTTCGAGGACGGGCCGCGCTGGCCGCGCCGCGCCGCGTGGCACGGCCGGTAG
- a CDS encoding ATP-dependent helicase, whose product MTFTVKAAEELKQRARAAVADELWRVDADTIHGFALDWLKRYGREIGIGPDVVVLSDDIDRVAVLAEYLRSIGLGDDLGSDDGSGLRRVIEAIDTHRTGHNGQHRACTSDYTHLGVSMQELADAYSAGLQARGAVDFPGMLSSLMELLDEDPWVLEHFRTLYRCILVDEGQDLTLVQSALLRRLAGEGIDLFVVADDRQSIRGYAGGAFTHAQALVPSAAPDPLHLRHNFRCAQVIQRAAEAILRPVGDTRHVALPENTPPGRVRFVPLKSPEAEAYWIAEWTSGLLKTGLDPEVIADGEDPSVVPEDVAIALRTRWILAPIVDALAERGIRCVVQTDTSVFLPEPEARLFVDCLAFGVNANNAPAARRSIEELRDWTGDDLSGDPLQALRSVRNASLESVAELVTRCLLGGADLEQAMEAVAELGKTHDWPRGARTLSDVWRDYRTASTVQSRSPQGFLAHLARTQRTRPTDPGVRLLTIDRAKGLEFKAVALIGVRDGLIPHYRANNPLERNEERRRLYVAMTRAARELVITWPTTTVDRYGRTHEQSPSPFLVEAGLLASVGRTT is encoded by the coding sequence GTGACGTTCACGGTCAAGGCGGCGGAAGAACTGAAGCAACGTGCTCGTGCAGCCGTCGCCGACGAGCTGTGGCGGGTGGACGCCGACACGATTCACGGTTTCGCGCTCGATTGGCTGAAGCGGTATGGAAGGGAGATCGGTATCGGGCCCGACGTGGTAGTGCTGAGCGACGACATCGATCGCGTGGCGGTCCTCGCGGAGTATCTCCGGTCCATCGGACTGGGCGACGACCTCGGCAGTGACGACGGATCCGGCCTGAGAAGGGTGATTGAGGCCATCGACACTCATCGAACTGGACACAATGGACAGCATCGTGCGTGCACCAGCGACTACACCCACCTCGGAGTTTCGATGCAGGAGCTTGCAGATGCCTACAGCGCCGGCCTGCAGGCCCGGGGGGCGGTCGATTTCCCGGGGATGCTGTCGAGCCTGATGGAACTGCTGGACGAGGATCCCTGGGTACTCGAGCATTTCCGCACGCTGTACCGCTGCATCCTGGTCGATGAGGGCCAGGATCTCACGCTGGTCCAATCGGCTCTCCTGCGACGGCTCGCGGGCGAGGGCATCGACCTGTTCGTCGTGGCCGACGACAGGCAGTCGATACGAGGATACGCCGGCGGTGCATTTACTCACGCGCAGGCGCTCGTGCCGTCGGCGGCCCCGGATCCATTGCACCTGCGCCACAACTTTCGCTGCGCACAGGTGATCCAGCGGGCGGCCGAGGCGATCCTGAGACCGGTCGGAGATACTCGCCACGTCGCGCTGCCGGAGAACACGCCGCCCGGTCGAGTCCGCTTCGTTCCCCTGAAGTCTCCCGAAGCGGAGGCATACTGGATAGCGGAGTGGACCAGCGGGCTGCTCAAGACAGGGCTCGATCCCGAGGTCATCGCCGACGGCGAGGATCCATCGGTCGTGCCCGAAGACGTCGCAATCGCCCTCAGAACGCGCTGGATCCTCGCCCCGATCGTCGACGCCCTGGCTGAGCGCGGCATCCGGTGCGTGGTGCAGACGGATACCTCGGTATTCCTTCCGGAACCCGAAGCGAGACTGTTCGTGGATTGCCTCGCGTTCGGGGTAAACGCGAATAATGCGCCAGCGGCTCGCAGGAGCATCGAGGAACTGCGTGACTGGACCGGCGACGACCTGTCAGGAGATCCGTTGCAGGCTCTCCGGAGCGTCCGGAATGCCTCTCTGGAATCCGTAGCTGAACTCGTCACCCGGTGTCTGCTCGGAGGGGCCGACCTCGAACAGGCGATGGAGGCGGTCGCTGAACTGGGAAAGACCCATGACTGGCCGAGAGGAGCTCGCACTCTCTCGGATGTCTGGAGGGACTATCGGACCGCATCGACAGTCCAGAGTCGGTCTCCACAGGGGTTCCTGGCGCATCTCGCCAGAACGCAAAGGACTCGCCCCACCGACCCGGGCGTACGACTGCTCACGATAGACCGTGCGAAGGGGCTGGAGTTCAAGGCGGTGGCCCTGATCGGCGTTCGTGACGGCCTGATACCGCACTACCGCGCCAACAACCCACTCGAACGCAACGAGGAACGCCGACGGCTCTACGTGGCAATGACCCGTGCGGCCCGCGAGTTGGTCATCACATGGCCGACGACGACCGTCGACAGGTACGGTAGAACGCACGAACAGTCACCGTCACCGTTTCTCGTGGAAGCGGGACTCCTGGCCAGCGTTGGCCGGACTACGTAG
- a CDS encoding carboxymuconolactone decarboxylase family protein — protein MCSLRFRRRLAAVSLVVIGALLWQGAERAAAQVRPDAPGSTPVVRLDEPRIPPLPEAEWTAEQRALVEKYASEVRIGNAFRTMLRVPELVEAVMPFVLFTSIDSTLSARHRALLILRTAWLTRSSYLWADHVPTARAAGVMPGEIRRVAEGPGATGWDPFEATLLRLADELYVNSSVRDATWDALAARYDLYNLFDAVMAVNETTLVAMLYNSWGVQPDDNAYARFPADVPYALDVPAPEPPLTTPRVAPLEGEGIRVRRTMGRYPELQAARSGQSGYVNRISPLTPYFRELLILRIGWNCQAVYEWAKHVGSVGRARDHGLEPERIALGAGAGWDEFEAAHVRAADEIYRDGIVSQETWDTLAERYDTREMMSVVMTVANYRLVSMSLNALGVQPQETDELFPDVELP, from the coding sequence ATGTGTTCGCTCAGGTTCCGCCGACGCCTCGCCGCCGTCAGTCTCGTCGTGATCGGAGCTCTGCTCTGGCAGGGCGCGGAGCGTGCCGCAGCGCAGGTGCGCCCCGACGCCCCCGGCAGTACCCCGGTGGTACGCCTCGACGAGCCGCGCATTCCGCCGCTTCCGGAAGCCGAATGGACGGCCGAGCAGCGTGCGCTCGTCGAGAAGTACGCCTCCGAGGTACGCATCGGCAACGCCTTCCGGACCATGCTGCGCGTGCCCGAGCTGGTCGAAGCGGTGATGCCGTTCGTCCTCTTCACGTCGATCGACTCGACCCTGTCGGCCCGGCACCGGGCGCTGCTGATCCTGCGGACGGCCTGGCTGACCCGGTCGAGCTACCTCTGGGCCGACCACGTGCCGACCGCCCGGGCGGCGGGCGTCATGCCGGGCGAAATCCGGCGCGTCGCCGAGGGGCCCGGCGCAACGGGGTGGGACCCGTTCGAGGCCACGCTGCTGCGGCTCGCCGACGAGCTGTACGTCAACTCGTCGGTGCGCGACGCCACCTGGGACGCGCTGGCCGCCCGCTACGACCTCTACAACCTGTTCGACGCGGTGATGGCGGTCAACGAGACGACGCTGGTCGCGATGCTCTACAACTCGTGGGGCGTGCAGCCGGACGACAACGCTTATGCGCGCTTCCCCGCCGACGTGCCGTACGCCCTCGACGTGCCGGCCCCGGAGCCGCCGCTCACCACGCCTCGCGTTGCCCCGCTCGAAGGGGAAGGCATCCGGGTGCGCCGGACGATGGGGCGCTACCCCGAGCTGCAGGCCGCGCGCAGCGGGCAGTCCGGCTACGTGAACCGGATCTCGCCGCTCACGCCCTACTTTCGCGAGCTGCTGATCCTGCGCATCGGCTGGAACTGCCAGGCCGTCTACGAGTGGGCCAAGCACGTCGGCAGCGTGGGCCGAGCGCGCGACCACGGGCTGGAGCCGGAGCGGATCGCGCTCGGCGCCGGCGCCGGCTGGGACGAGTTCGAAGCGGCGCACGTGCGCGCGGCGGACGAGATCTACCGGGACGGCATCGTCTCGCAGGAGACGTGGGACACCCTGGCCGAGCGCTACGACACGCGCGAGATGATGAGCGTCGTGATGACGGTGGCCAACTACCGCCTCGTCTCGATGTCGCTCAACGCGCTCGGCGTGCAGCCGCAGGAGACGGACGAACTGTTTCCCGACGTAGAGCTGCCCTGA
- a CDS encoding PQQ-binding-like beta-propeller repeat protein, whose product MTMRQWRRAGLLAAFVAFGAAGFVVLGTGPPVLAQAPAEWPQFRGLNAGAVADDPALPDTWSRTENVAWSVEVPGLGWSSPVVAGDHVFVTAAISAGEELQPVPGLYDPGDEFGKQRSTAEHRWMVYDVSFATGRIRWARELDTLAPPELKHIKNSFASETPVTDGRRVYVYFGAVGLVAALNLSGETVWTAEVGAFNGGQEFGSAASPVLHDGRLYIVNDNTTRSFLAAFDTATGEQVWRIDRDETENWSTPFVWENEVRTEIVTTGRRRIRSYDLDGNQLWELGGMTVNVVPTPFAGHGLLYLSSGYPGGFPRPVYAIRPGASGDISLAEGEASNDHIAWYQPLLGTYSTSALVYGDYYYTLLDRGFLLCHDARTGEEIYGRRRIAPGHGFTASPWAYNGKIFALSEDGITYVMEAGSEFSIVGTNDLDEMALATPAIAHGSLILRTQSRLYRITNDAP is encoded by the coding sequence ATGACGATGAGACAGTGGAGGCGCGCGGGGCTGCTTGCCGCGTTCGTGGCTTTCGGCGCGGCGGGGTTCGTGGTGCTCGGGACGGGGCCGCCGGTCCTGGCCCAGGCGCCGGCGGAGTGGCCGCAGTTTCGGGGCCTCAACGCCGGGGCGGTGGCCGACGATCCGGCCCTGCCGGACACCTGGAGCAGGACGGAGAACGTCGCCTGGTCGGTCGAGGTTCCCGGCCTGGGCTGGAGCTCGCCGGTAGTGGCGGGCGACCATGTCTTCGTGACGGCGGCGATCAGCGCGGGCGAGGAGCTGCAGCCGGTGCCGGGGCTGTACGACCCGGGCGACGAGTTCGGCAAGCAGCGGTCGACGGCCGAGCATCGCTGGATGGTGTACGACGTCTCCTTCGCCACCGGCCGCATCCGCTGGGCGCGCGAGCTGGACACCCTGGCGCCGCCCGAGCTGAAGCACATCAAGAACAGCTTCGCCTCGGAGACGCCGGTCACCGACGGGCGGCGGGTGTACGTCTACTTCGGCGCCGTCGGGCTCGTCGCCGCGCTCAACCTGAGCGGCGAGACGGTCTGGACCGCCGAGGTCGGCGCCTTCAACGGCGGGCAGGAGTTCGGCAGCGCGGCTTCGCCGGTGCTGCACGACGGGCGCCTGTACATCGTCAACGACAACACCACCCGGTCGTTTCTGGCCGCCTTCGACACCGCCACCGGCGAGCAGGTGTGGCGCATCGACCGGGACGAGACGGAGAACTGGTCGACGCCCTTCGTCTGGGAGAACGAGGTGCGGACCGAGATCGTGACCACCGGCCGCCGCAGGATCCGCTCCTACGACCTGGACGGCAACCAGCTCTGGGAGCTGGGCGGAATGACCGTCAACGTCGTGCCGACGCCGTTCGCCGGCCACGGCCTGCTGTATTTGAGCTCCGGCTATCCCGGCGGTTTCCCGCGGCCGGTCTACGCCATCCGGCCGGGCGCGTCGGGCGACATCTCGCTGGCCGAGGGCGAAGCGAGCAACGACCACATCGCGTGGTACCAACCGCTGCTCGGCACCTACAGCACGTCGGCGCTGGTCTACGGCGACTACTACTACACGCTGCTCGACCGCGGCTTTCTGCTGTGTCACGACGCCCGCACGGGAGAGGAGATCTACGGCCGCCGACGAATCGCTCCCGGCCACGGCTTCACCGCGTCTCCGTGGGCCTACAACGGGAAGATCTTCGCCCTGAGCGAGGACGGGATCACCTATGTGATGGAGGCCGGTTCGGAATTCTCGATAGTGGGCACGAACGACCTCGACGAGATGGCGCTGGCGACGCCGGCCATCGCGCACGGCAGCCTCATCCTGCGAACGCAGTCGAGGCTCTACCGCATCACCAACGACGCGCCGTGA